The DNA region GCCGTCATCGTCACGCCCGTCTGGACCGGCGGCTGCTGCAGGAAGTCGAGATAAGGAAGCTCGTATTCGCCTTCGCCCATCGCTTCCTGTGCGCGGAACAGCGGCTGGCGCGCCGAAACCGTGGATGCCGTCGGGACGACGGAGCGGGCAGGGGCGACGGCATTCGTGTCCTGAACCGCGGCACCACCTTCGGGAGCACCGCCAGCCGGAATGATAGCCGCGACTTGATCGGTAACGACGTCGCGCCGCGCCACCTCGCGATAGAGCGCCACGACAGACCCGGCCGGTGCGTCGAACCGGGGCTTGGGAAGCGGCGCCAGGGGCGGGCTCACCGCAACAGCGGTCGCCGGCGCATCCGGCCGATAGCGCACCACTTCGGCACGGATCGCCGGGTTGCGGGCGGGGATCGCCACCGGGGCCGCATGCACCACCGGTGCCGGCGTCGGCGCAGCCGGCCACGGCTGCCGGCTTGTCGGCACCGCGCGGGCCATCTCGGTCTCGAAGGGTGCATCGACCGGGTCGATCATCGCCTCGAAGAAAATATGGTCGGACAGGAGCGCGCTGATCGGCAGGCGCGGAGCCGCAGCCGAGCCGGTTTCCACCGGCGTCGCAGCGGCCTGAAGCGCCACAGGAGCCTGCGGCTGTGCGGGGCTGTGCGTGGCACGCGACTGTGGCTGTGCCGTGCCCGGCTGGCTCACCGAAGGCGCAAAGCCATTGGATGGCGCGGGCGGCATGGCTTGCGCGGCGGGGACCGTGGCGGCTGGCTGCGTCTGGGCGATCGGCGCGGCCTGCACGGGAGGCCGCAGGAAGGCGTTGCGCGCCATCGTCGGTCGCGCGACCGGGGCAGCGGCCGGCGCCGGGCCAGTCGCCGCAACCGGCCCAGAAGGCGCGGGAGGCGCGACTGCCGTATGCCCGACCGTCGCCGATGTCGTCGTCGCCATCACGGTCCGCATGCCCTGCACCAGCGGTGCCGGCTGTGGGGCAACCGGCGGCGGTGCGACGGGCCGTGTCGGGTCTTCGGCCATCGACGCCTCCCAGGCCGCTTGTTCCGCCTGCTGGCGCGCCAGTTCGCGGCGCAGCTTGTAGGTCAGCGCCCGCGCACCCACGGCGTCCGGTGGCTGCGGCAGCGTGACGGAGGCCGGCATGCGCGGTTGTTGCTGCTGCTGCTGCAGTGGCTGCGTCGGGATCGGAGCCCGGGCGGGCGTCGCAGCCGGCTGATGCGGAGCGCCGGTGCGCGGCAGGCCATAGGGCGATGCCGGGCGTTGATCGGCCTGCGGGTTGAGACGCGGAGCCGGGGCCATCTGAGCCTGAGCCGGAGCCTGCGGCTGAGCGACCTGGGCGCGCGAAACCTGAGCTGCCGCCGGTGCATTCATCGGCTCGATCGTCTCGGGCTTGGCCGTCACGCGGTCAGGCGTGCGCGTGAAGCGGACATTCGGCCCCAGCACGAAGGCACTCTGCCACACGGGCTGCTCTTCGCGTCCCTCGATCTGGTTCGCGGCCGTCTGGTCGGCACTGGCTGGACGGGAGGCCTGTTGGCCTTGCGGCACCTGGGCCTTGTCCCCGTTCTGATCCCCGAATTGATTGGCCTGATAAGCGGAATTGGAACGGGGAGGATGCATCGAAAACCTGAACGCTGACGAGATACGGGAACGCGGATGACGAGCCTTTTCAGTAGAAAATAAAGGTTAACGACTGCTTGTCGTCCATTCGGCTTTTCTCATGCAAGCGGCGCCGAAAAAGCCTTGTGAAGGGTGCCGATCCCACTGTGGCGGTTGATGATTTCCCGCCGCCGACAGAAGCGTCCAAGGCCAGAGTTTTTTTCTCGCACCTGTCGTCCGGGCACGTTATGGACGGGGAGGAACTGAAAGCCCGCCATGTCGAAGAAAACCAAGCCAACCCCGCTGACGAAACTCTTGAAAGCCTGGACCGGCGCCTCGCCCGAGGAGCGCCAAGCCTTCCTCGATCTCGTCACCGCCGAGGTCCGCGCCAAGGGGGAGACGGTGCAATCCGTGGCGCCAAAGACCGCAGAATCGCTGATCCCCGATCCGGCCCCTGCTGACCACGAAACCCTGATCGCCAACGGCCGCTACCTGTTGCCGTCGACCATCGCACGCGTCGAGGCGGTGATGCGCACCCGCAATCTGAGCCCCACCGCCGTCATGGCCGAACTCGGTTTTTCCGCGCGTGACACCTCGCTCACCCGCGCCCTTGCCATGAAGGCGGCGCTCAGGCTTTCGGTGATTGCGGAACTTGCCCTCTGGCTGCGCGCCAACGAGGCCGTGACCACGCGGGAAGGGTGAGGGCAAGCCCATGCCGTTCACGCTGAACGCCCCCGTCGAACATGAGCAGGACATCAAGAAGAGCCGCTTCATCGCCCATGCGGCACCGATCGCTTCGGAAGAAGAGGCCAAAGCCTTCCTCGCCGAAAAATCCGATCCAACCGCCACCCACAATTGCTGGGCCTGGCGGCTCGGCCAGGCCTATCGCTTTTCCGACGACGGCGAGCCGTCCGGCACGGCGGGCAAACCGATCCTGCAGGCGATCGACGGTCAGGAGCTCGATGGCGTTGTGGTGCTGGTCATCCGCTTCTTCGGCGGCATCCTGCTGGGCAGCGGCGGCCTGATGCGCGCCTATGGCGGCACCACTGCGCAGGCACTGCGGCTCGGGACGAAAGCCGAAATCATCCCGCTCGTGACCGGTGAACTCGCCTGCAGCTTTTCGGATCTCGCGCTCCTGAAAGCCCGCCTTCAGGCCATTCCGCATCTGTCGCTGGTCGAGCATTTCGAGGCCGACGGCGTGCGCTTCGACGTCACGCTGAAACGCGGCGATGAAGCCATGACGCAACGCCTCGTCCAGGATCTGACCAGCGGCCGCTCCCGTCTGCGCTTCCCC from Rhizobium glycinendophyticum includes:
- a CDS encoding DNA translocase FtsK, which gives rise to MHPPRSNSAYQANQFGDQNGDKAQVPQGQQASRPASADQTAANQIEGREEQPVWQSAFVLGPNVRFTRTPDRVTAKPETIEPMNAPAAAQVSRAQVAQPQAPAQAQMAPAPRLNPQADQRPASPYGLPRTGAPHQPAATPARAPIPTQPLQQQQQQPRMPASVTLPQPPDAVGARALTYKLRRELARQQAEQAAWEASMAEDPTRPVAPPPVAPQPAPLVQGMRTVMATTTSATVGHTAVAPPAPSGPVAATGPAPAAAPVARPTMARNAFLRPPVQAAPIAQTQPAATVPAAQAMPPAPSNGFAPSVSQPGTAQPQSRATHSPAQPQAPVALQAAATPVETGSAAAPRLPISALLSDHIFFEAMIDPVDAPFETEMARAVPTSRQPWPAAPTPAPVVHAAPVAIPARNPAIRAEVVRYRPDAPATAVAVSPPLAPLPKPRFDAPAGSVVALYREVARRDVVTDQVAAIIPAGGAPEGGAAVQDTNAVAPARSVVPTASTVSARQPLFRAQEAMGEGEYELPYLDFLQQPPVQTGVTMTAEALEQSAGLLESVLEDFGIKGEVIDVRPGPVVTLYEFEPAPGVKSSRVIGLSDDIARSMSALSARVAVVPGRNVIGIELPNPVRETVYLRELIETPDYAETRYKLPVCLGKTIGGEPVIAELAKMPHLLVAGTTGSGKSVAINTMILSLLYRFRPDECRLIMVDPKMLELSVYDGIPHLLTPVVTDPKKAVMALKWAVREMEDRYRKMSRLGVRNIDGYNARAAQAREKGETITVSVQTGFDRQSGEIVYEDQELDLSPMPYIVVVVDEMADLMMVAGKEIEGAIQRLAQMARAAGIHLIMATQRPSVDVITGTIKANFPTRVSFQVTSKIDSRTILGEPGAEHLLGQGDMLHMVGGGRIARVHGPFVSDEEVEKVVAHLKMQARPDYLGTVTEDADEVEDEPEEDVAVFDKSAMGEEDGNDLYDKAVKVVLRDKKCSTSYIQRRLSIGYNKAASLVERMEQEGIVGAANHVGKRAIIVGGREVSAEGDFEG
- a CDS encoding IMPACT family protein, with the translated sequence MPFTLNAPVEHEQDIKKSRFIAHAAPIASEEEAKAFLAEKSDPTATHNCWAWRLGQAYRFSDDGEPSGTAGKPILQAIDGQELDGVVVLVIRFFGGILLGSGGLMRAYGGTTAQALRLGTKAEIIPLVTGELACSFSDLALLKARLQAIPHLSLVEHFEADGVRFDVTLKRGDEAMTQRLVQDLTSGRSRLRFPDPATND